One window of the bacterium genome contains the following:
- a CDS encoding redoxin domain-containing protein produces MIAAPCFAGGTSVGDTAPDFSSLSTSGRFFNLSGIEGKNVLLSFWSDWCSSERQELTFLKRVSDHYPEVVIAIVDSETGTPSIRSLTRIARSLEEWHIDAKILIDRDLEVTELYNVTALPTSLLIDYSGTITYRQPNFFNGDTDGVSASLDRAVSVSFLQERKDQ; encoded by the coding sequence ATGATCGCGGCACCCTGTTTCGCTGGTGGAACCTCGGTTGGCGATACGGCACCTGATTTTTCTTCCCTTTCAACATCAGGGCGCTTTTTTAACCTTTCGGGGATCGAAGGCAAAAATGTTCTCCTGAGCTTCTGGTCCGACTGGTGTTCATCGGAACGACAGGAACTGACCTTCCTCAAGAGGGTAAGCGACCACTACCCGGAGGTTGTTATCGCCATAGTGGACTCGGAAACAGGAACTCCAAGCATCAGGTCCCTCACAAGGATCGCAAGGTCTCTTGAAGAGTGGCATATTGATGCGAAGATTCTCATCGACAGGGACCTTGAAGTCACGGAGCTATATAATGTTACCGCACTACCCACAAGCCTGTTGATCGATTATTCGGGAACGATCACTTACCGTCAGCCTAACTTCTTCAACGGCGATACAGATGGGGTGAGCGCTTCACTGGATAGAGCCGTTTCCGTTTCCTTTCTGCAGGAGCGAAAGGATCAATGA